The window AACCCATAATCCATTCCCACCCCCTCATTACCGTTCACCACCACCAACATGGCAGCTGTTGTAAACATCAAGCTCACATTTCAAAACAGTAATTTTCTATTGGATAAAAGCAAACATAGTGGTGCCAATTTTCCTCTTGATTTGCTAGTCCATGAGGACGACCAAGGGTGTGTTGGAAAATCCAATAAAAGTGGAATCATTCTGTGGAACTTTCCATATCAAAACATTTGGAGGCACAAATCCATCATCTAGAATGGTGTTGCTGTTACAGAAATcgaattttcattgaaaatgatttaaattgagGTGGTTTGTTTTTGCTGGACAACAATAAGAGTCCATCTTGTGCCTCTAGATGCCTTTACCACTGGTCTATGACAGCTTTGGAAAGATCCTGACtttcaacaaaataaagttGAGCacaagaaaattagaaaatggaccAGATGCCATGAAACACAATGAAATGATAGGGTCACTGTTGGACGTCCTAACATACATTGTATTACTTTTTTAGAAAAGTTATGAATTAGTTAACTACAATTGTAAACAAATGAATTGGTCATTCTGCAGAAATTGAAGGTTGAGAAAGCTGAGGATAAGAAAGGAGATGCAGAGGTGGTCGCAACAGAAATGGAAAAAGTTGCTGTTAGTTCTGACAGTGGAATGGCTGTTGATTCTTGTTGAGTCATATTTTGATCCATCATATATCTGTAAAGTAATCCAATTATGAACCAAGAAGAACTAATTGGTCAGCAGAATGCTTCCAAATTGACCTCAAGTAAAGCAAAGGGGTTCAAGAGAGATGGGGTAGAGTGGGATACAACGGACTTGTAGTTGTATGATTCTGACTTTCTTACTTTTTCTTGAAAAGAAGCAAGAGTGAGTGAGAATACAGGCAGAGGAAAAACTTACCATTGGTTTGGCTCTGGTGTAGTATGGAAATAGCCAGCCAAATCTTTGTGGAGTTGTATTCCTTGGGTTTACCTTCCTTTTTACAccattttgcaaaataataGTATTATACATATCGAGatggaaaattttgcatttgCCTTCATGCATTAGTTTAATGCTATTTTCTGCATTGTTGTATACAAATTTATACACAATACGTCTAACAAAATAGGCTCATCGCCAGGTGTTTTCTGGGTAAACCATCTGCTCCATTCTCATTGATAGGTGGATTAGTAGAGGGCGTGTCCAGGACAAGGTTAACTTTAATTGGGGATCGTCTGGCCATGCTACCCACAAAATGTCAATTGAGAACCAAATTTTCCAACTCTTGCAAggctttatttttcattttcagaaGTAGGGCAATTGTAGAGGATAAGCACACTTGAACAGTTCATCACGATGATGACCCTTTCTCTTTGGTGATTATGGACATCCATTCCGAAAAGGGTCAGAGTCATTCATTAGAAAAAGGCTCGGAGGTTTTTTCCTTTGCAATTATGGGACTGCCGGCTCAAGCCCACTTCCAGGGAGAAAGGAGTGCAATTATGAGAAGGCCGGCACAAGCCCAGTACTTTCAAGCAGTTCAAAAACTTGATGAAGAGTATTCtcactttttcttcattttttcttctttgtaacTAGAGTTCTAACCTGGGTGTTGATTTTGCGCTTACAATTTTGCAGTCATTTTTGTGCTTATAAACAAATTCGAAACAGAGAGAGTTTCAAATTTATGAGTTGGGAGAATGGAGAATAACAGCGGTAACATTAAGCTTGATTGATTGAAGTATGAATGCCATTGGATTACACTTTGTTTGACCCTTCAAGGGGTTGAAACATCCATATGAGTCACGAAAAGTATAGATACAATATAACTGGCTCACAATGGGGCTAGGAGACATGTGCCTCCTGCCCCTCAACCCCTTCACAGCCCCACCCACCCCCCTATTAAAGTAAATATAGGGGTACAATTTTAATTTGAGTAATTTGAAAATCAGTgtaaaataaaaagtcaaataaGTTTTTGAGCCATTTTAAGTTGtaggttttaaagaaaattctttagaacagaaaaaaaaaagtaaaaacattgCATAAcacatgaatttttaaataaaaggtcATATTTccctgattttttttccttttataaaaaaaaattatcatcattttcattttcttatccCTTTTTAGCTTATGTTTTGACTTAATACtaaaatttcttaatgaaattgttgagtttattaaaattaacatAGACCAGTCAATGAAAAATAACTTAGTTCTCGATATtaagaaaatcatatttgataaggTTAATGACattgtttaaatattaaaattttaatgtttagtaaaataaaatattaaaaaaaaatacttaatactattaaatatattttaaattaaataaaaaaacaagcatCCAAAAATAATTGGTCCAACATTTATTACACATGACGTCACTTGTCCCTGTCATACGAATGCCTAATACTTGCCTGAAATTAAGtcagaaagaataaaaaaataaaaataaaaacccaaaaatgaaagatcaagaaatataCATTCCTTTTGGCATCCTCCCTATGGACTTTATCACTGTGTCAATCATGAACCTATGGTCACAGTGCATTATGAGCATGAGTCCGAAAAAAACTGCATCATCTTGAAGGCGACTGTGCcccatttctcattttttttcttcttcttccatctCTTTTGGATACCCCAAACTTGATTGCTTGTCAGTGCAGCCGCCACACATTCACCACATCCTCCTCAGATTCTTATCCTGTATTTCACATGTTGCGTATACATgtgaaagagaacattttatTTCTTCAGTACTTGCAAGTGAAAGGCATTACCGGCGAGACCCATGGCCATGCTTTGTTCCATATTCCGtcagtttctttttattaatcttGTTTTGCAGGTTAGTTCAGTGGTTGCAGCATCTCATTCGCCCGTGAAGTTTCTTCCAGGTTTTGAGGGGCCTCTCCCTTTTGAGCTGGAAACTGGGTGAGttgatatatacatatacagTTTCTGTCGTttgattattatattataatgaaAGTAGATAATGTACATAAAGTCATATGCAGGTATGTGGGAGTGGGTGAATCAGAGGAAGTGCAGTTATTCTACTACTTTGTAAAGTCGGAGAATAACCCGACGGAGGATCCTCTCCTGCTCTGGCTAACGGGAGGCCCCGGTTGCTCTGCCTTCTCTGCTCTATTCTATGAAATAGGTTACTTGTCAAACCATCACCATGCATGTCCCTAAATTATCTCAATCCATATTCATTGTAATAATTATAAGATTCGTCTTTATCTTTGTTTGCTTGTGAAATCCCAAGTTCCCAACCATGTTCTCAAGCTCTCTGTGATGAGAGAGGATCGAGAGTCTGCCACACTGCagacaaattaaaattttctattcaagGCAGGCCAATCATTGGATGCTTCattcttcaaaagaaaatgcAGAACCACGCCGTCAAATTATCTCTCATATACAAGCTATGCTatataaatctttataaaattggatATATAAGAAATTGGATAGTGATTAGACATAGATGTAGAAAGGTTTTACAACCCACTTGAGAATTTGGCTTATAAGAGTGACCATACTGACGTTGTTACTGGGAAACTTGTGGAGTTGTGCAGGTCCACTGTATTTCGAGTCAGTACCGTACCATGGGAGCTTGCCCACGTTGGAACTGAACCCACACTCGTGGACACAGGTCTTAAGCTTCTGAATTCTGATCGTTATTTCTATGTCaagacatttttattattattattattatttaaattttcttcgTAAGGAATTTTGTGGTTGCGAATTTGTGAGACTGAAACTTTCAGGTatccaacataatatttttggatGCGCCTGTCGGCACTGGATTCTCCTATGCAACAACTTCTCGTGCTTCTCATTCAGACGACTTTCAAGCAACTCATCAGGCACATGAGTTTCTTAGGAAGGTACAGCATACCCACTCTTCATGCATACACATCCCTACTCAACCATGCATACATTCTTCCCTCCCAATTGCAGCCAGCCAATCCAGAAGTAGAAGCCATGGACAACCACAGTGAAAATTGATTGATCTTTTTTCCGGAATGGACTGTGGTGCAGTGGCTGATTGATCATCCAGAATTCCTCTCAAATCCGGTCTATGTGGGGGGAGACTCCTACTCTGGGATTACCGTCCCTCTCGTGGTTCAACACATCTCAAATGGTAAGAGGCCTGCTTGTTGGtgcatttatatataaaatacttaAGACGGTATGATAATCATTTTCGAGTTGTATATATTATATGGCTACGCAGGAAATGAAGATGATAATGAACCCTTCATCAATCTCAAGGCACGTTGGAACATATATCTTGCTCTCTTACAAAGTATTTCCTCTTTTCTTAATGCTTAAATGGCTTGTGGTTAATTGGAACAAACAAAAATGGTTGCAGGGGTACTTGCTTGGAAACCCCGTAACAGAGAAAGGTACTGAAACAACCGCACAATTCCGATTTGCTCATGGAATGGCACTCATTTCTGATGAACTCTATGAGGTGAGATTCAGAACTCTTTCAAAAGCTTTACTCGTATTGGAATCaattaatgacatgaaagaaagaaaaaatctaaataccAACAATCTTCCATATGTTGAGCCATTTTTGCAGTCACTGAAGACAAGTTGTGGAGATGAATATCCGTTCAAGTATCCCATCAATATACAGTGTATAAAGGATGTTCAGGCTTTTTATAAGGTCATCAGCAATTCCGATTCCTTCCACTAACAACTTTATAACTGCCCATGCTGACAGTAGTGTATATTTGCAGTGCATTTCAGGAATTCAAATTGGACAGATTTTAGAACCCGTGTGTGGTTTCGGTTCCCTAAAGCcggaagatatttttttaagtggaaGAAGATATCTGATTGGGAAACTCAGAGAGCGCCGCCCAGAGCCATCACTTTCTGCATTTGAATGCCGTGTAAACCTCTGCTTCCTTTAATATATGAGTCTGCTAATCCATCTATCTCCATTTCAAATTGTctcattaagaaaaatgaaaaatcagtGACAACAAAAAGCAGAATGGTTCATTTGGGAAGAGTTAAAACTACTTTTCCTAGGCATTTGATTAACAGCTCATATATGTATGTGTAGACTGATGGATACATCCTTGCTCCTTACTGGGCAAATAACGCCACTGTCCAAGAAGCGCTTCATATTAGAAAGGTATACGTAAGGCAATGTGATATTGGGTGCAAAAGGGTGATTTGAGTgcagtattattattattattattattattattatcattttcatttttcaatcacAGAATACAATAAGAGAGTGGCAGAGATGCGCGATGGGATTATCTTATACGCCTGAAATTGAGAGCAGTTTTGAATATCATGTAACTCTAAGTAAAAAGGGTTACCGATCTCTAATATACAGGTCGTACCACCTTTTAGTTTTTTGTGCGTGCATAAATTCGAGTTTTTTCATGTATTAATTCTATGTTGGGGTTTGGAAACAGTGGTGACCATGACATGATTGTGCCCTTCTTTTCAACTCAAGCATGGATAAGATCTCTGAACTACTCCATTGTTGATGACTGGAGATCATGGATGGTGGAAGGCCAAGTTGGAGGGTAGGCTCCTGACTTTAAAAAGTCTTAAACCCCACACCTTTATTTGGAGAGTCATTTATATTGAGCTTAATTTGAAAAAGCTGAATTGTGATACTGGCTATCATATTGCTTCAGATATACGAGGACTTATTCCAACCAGATGACATTTGCGACTGTTAAGGTGAAGAGGAACTCCTCCCTCCATTTCAGTTGAGGCTTGGGTTGTTTCCGTAATAAAAGCCCTTACCGTGTTGTGGTTTTGGCTTTTGACTTGCAGGGAGGAGGGCACACAGCACCAGAATACAGGCCTAAAGAGTGTTTTAGTATGTATAAAAGGTGGGTATCTTCACAGCCTCTGTAATCAAGTCCCACACCTAAGAGCTCAAATCATGACGCTCTCCAGAAATATCCCCATTTGATTTAGGCATCCGATTTATATTACGCGTTCAGTTGTCTATTTCACAACTATTAAGGATCTTGTCTACATGATTCAGGCCCCATCTGGACTTACTTCTAGTAATGCATTTGTTCATAAGATTTACGCATAAAAGAatttaggtgatgtttgttttttggctttaTGCCgaagcaatttagttttaaaatttaaattatttgtttttctattttttcataatttattataaactttttactatataaaaaaagttaaaatatataactttttctaaatagaaaaaataacatattgattttttttactttttaatacttaatagaaataaaatattacaaaaacaaacaacctaatatttaatactattaaatattaagattctatttaaaattaagtaaaaaaataaacaccacctaagtatGTTTGTTTACCCTATTGTGATCTTCTcactttataaaattttaaggttataatttttatatgacataattttctttttcacattataaattttttgaactcttttaataaaaaatatatattataatttttaacaataatagaGCTTTCTATTTCATGTTTAAGAACTTGTTTCgaatttatatttaacaatttttttatttaagataattttttgatagtttgttttgaaaaaatatttttagatgattttttaaaataattaaaaatataaaaatatattgaaaacttTTTCATAGTCAAACAGTCCttgaaaattaatcatttcctaaataaaatttaagaactatttttaaaaactctcaagaaaaattatttattttttacttatgcaATTCCATATCTAGAATCCCCTTCCTCATCTTTACACTTTGCCCCATAGCAGCTTCTTGAGTGCTGGAATTAACTGTCCATACACAGCTACTCATCACTAGTTTTGCAAGAATGTgaacatattaaaaattgaagaaaaaatttgcAAGAATGTTGATCGCCTTAACACCGCCCCTGGCAGAAGCTGTCAGGTACATGGATCTTACATTTCAGTCTAGCAACGAAAAATTAGGCCACAGATTTCTAAACCTGGGATGGTTAATTTCCAACAGACAGATAAATGAAAATGGTTAGAAAGGGAAACTCATATCACCACCTGCTGATGTTTGAATAAGCCACACTCAAATTCGGAGGATAACCTAACAAATTCATTGGTTTTTTTGCCCAGTAAAATAAGTATTTCTTTTTAGCTGCCAAAACCGGGATTTCCCTTAGCAACTCGTTAATGTAATAGAAGATTCACATGTGAACACCCCAAAAATGAATAGGGTTCCTCGTAGCCATGTTACAACAGAATACATAACTGTCATTGTAACTGATGAGTTTATAAATAACCGTGAGATTGGAGTATATGCGGAGCTTGTGGAGGTTATGTCCATTTGTAGCTTCATCTTTGCAATGCTGATGGAAGGGTGCTTCATACTTCATTAAAACTGGTAtaccattgaaaaaaaatgtctcCAGTGTGAATCACTATGGACGCAAAATTTGGGTAACAAAAGGCTGTACACCGTTACTTGTCACGCAACTCCTTCGGAAGTACATCAGGCCTTCTGAATCTGAAATTGAACCTTGTGCCTACAACAGGGGACAAGCCGTAATATAGGtatgatcataaaaaaaatctcaaaatatgGAATCCTTTGTGCAGATGTGATTCTTCAAAAGCATGGAATGTCCATGCCCATCAAAAGTAGATAgggacaattatttttatagtccCATTCTCAGCAACAAAATCCATTGATCCCATCGATGCATTTCATTGATAATGATTTTGAACAGAAACATGTCAAAAGCAAGTCAAGATAATGCATTTATGTCATTTTGTTGATGACCATTTTGAACAGAAACATGCCAAAAGCAAGTCAATAGAGCATGCATTTATGTCTCTATTATTAAAGAAACACAACTTATGCTTCAATTGAGAAGATATTAAGATGGCCAAAGAAAGTAATAGATGTAATTACCACAGGAATTTCTTGAGAAGAACTTCAGCACCTCATCAATTATTATCACCTACAGCAGATATACATCATCATATGTAATGTGGAAAGAATTGaagtgaaaattaatttagaaaaatgatgcTATGTATGTAGGTTTTATAGGCAGAAACCTCAgtcaggaatttttttttctccattttaattcttttttttttttaaatgaaggaTGATGCATTAGAAAACTAATTATTAACTCTTTCCACTAGTCATGCAAATGAACCACCAGGTCACCCCCTTCCAAGTTTGAAACAGTTGTTATTTTTAGGTCCTTGCAGTGTATGATGCTCAAAAAGGTCTGTCAATTGCACATCAAGAGAGATGGCTGCACTCAGAAGTTTACATACAAGCAGAGGATTTTATTGTAACAACTAATTATGTAGAGGTTCTCGTAATTCTATGATGCTATatgatattgaaattttttttattcttcttcatcCAGACCTGTGTATACGTAATTTTCCTTTCCCTTAACCATCAAACCACATGGGTATATAACTTATGGGTAAGTGTCAGTGTGGACATTGATGTGTGCATGTGTAAGCATGGGTGTGCAAACATACATCTGCATATTTTTGAAATTgtgtttaataaaactaaatgGAGTGGTTTCTACGTAAGTGACACATCTTCACCTGCTCTAATACAACAGGATACCATTTCCAATGCATGTTGTACacaagagggagagagagagctaCTCATTCCACATAGGTATAGTGGGTGTGGATGTGTGACAGCAT is drawn from Vitis riparia cultivar Riparia Gloire de Montpellier isolate 1030 chromosome 18, EGFV_Vit.rip_1.0, whole genome shotgun sequence and contains these coding sequences:
- the LOC117906733 gene encoding serine carboxypeptidase-like 2, giving the protein MAMLCSIFRQFLFINLVLQVSSVVAASHSPVKFLPGFEGPLPFELETGYVGVGESEEVQLFYYFVKSENNPTEDPLLLWLTGGPGCSAFSALFYEIGPLYFESVPYHGSLPTLELNPHSWTQVSNIIFLDAPVGTGFSYATTSRASHSDDFQATHQAHEFLRKWLIDHPEFLSNPVYVGGDSYSGITVPLVVQHISNGNEDDNEPFINLKGYLLGNPVTEKGTETTAQFRFAHGMALISDELYESLKTSCGDEYPFKYPINIQCIKDVQAFYKCISGIQIGQILEPVCGFGSLKPEDIFLSGRRYLIGKLRERRPEPSLSAFECRTDGYILAPYWANNATVQEALHIRKNTIREWQRCAMGLSYTPEIESSFEYHVTLSKKGYRSLIYSGDHDMIVPFFSTQAWIRSLNYSIVDDWRSWMVEGQVGGYTRTYSNQMTFATVKGGGHTAPEYRPKECFSMYKRWVSSQPL